One genomic segment of Styela clava chromosome 3, kaStyClav1.hap1.2, whole genome shotgun sequence includes these proteins:
- the LOC120342984 gene encoding sin3 histone deacetylase corepressor complex component SDS3-like, with product MKKMSEEDEYDSFDDEKSPKNSEGRSSRQSRGHDEDTDDASETDRAKFEEEALDQIYRDKLGQLKKQLAQLDSGTLQEYCKRLKKLEQVHKDRQRQAHAHQEYLLYKVEQEYEREKKAAMKDFDEKKVELKENLIAELQEKKKMIESERHTMELTGVCPSMGDAKTQVKRNLRRRAHDPAPANNDKRRKPSPTQLNFVLDDEEILEDLKIINKGKPAKLSHEISVESHNTSGQPVEARIEGGKLLYDKKWYHRGQPVFIYNYKDNTKFSGVITVIADREITIRKTSGVSVRIFASQLHRGKYGIKKRMTQ from the coding sequence ATGAAGAAAATGTCGGAAGAAGATGAATATGACAGTTTTGATGATGAAAAATCACCAAAGAATAGTGAGGGGAGATCGAGCAGGCAAAGCAGAGGTCATGATGAAGACACGGATGACGCTAGTGAAACTGACcgagctaaatttgaagaagaagCTTTGGACCAGATATATAGGGACAAACTTGGTCAACTAAAAAAGCAACTAGCACAACTTGATTCTGGCACTTTGCAAGAATATTGTAAAAGATTGAAGAAACTGGAACAAGTTCACAAAGATAGACAAAGACAAGCTCATGCACATCAAGAATATTTATTGTATAAAGTTGAACAAGAATATGAACGAGAGAAAAAAGCTGCTATGAAAGACTTTGATGAAAAGAAGGTTGAATTAAAAGAAAACTTAATTGCAGAATTACAGGAGAAAAAGAAAATGATCGAATCTGAGCGTCATACAATGGAGCTCACAGGAGTTTGTCCTTCAATGGGAGATGCGAAAACACAAGTGAAACGTAATTTACGTCGACGAGCACATGACCCTGCCCCAGCAAATAATGATAAACGCCGAAAACCGAGTCCAACGCAACTAAATTTTGTACTTGATGATGAAGAAATTCTAGAAGATCTTAAAATCATTAACAAAGGCAAACCAGCAAAACTTTCTCATGAAATATCAGTGGAATCTCACAATACGAGTGGACAACCAGTAGAAGCTCGAATCGAGGGAGGAAAATTATTATATGATAAGAAATGGTATCACAGGGGGCAgccagtttttatttataattacaaAGATAACACAAAGTTCAGTGGAGTTATTACAGTGATCGCTGACAGAGAAATTACAATTCGCAAAACATCAGGTGTGTCTGTACGGATATTTGCTTCACAGCTTCATAGAGGAAAGTATGGAATAAAAAAGAGAATGACTCAATGA
- the LOC120342148 gene encoding mitochondrial proton/calcium exchanger protein-like isoform X2: MSHLRHGTKELQRIYSLTLNNKRKVQFLYGIPKQCHQYSTHSASGWFSIHPFSYSRRRPDCTSYIFSSSNHRCKVDSISSSYPILLRHHSNIGLHHTISRNIHAASVNFDKSKVEDTLKAKLKKTEADKNLSSDKKPTATETTSSSVATPPKKPLWDRFVAELKHYYHGFRLLGLDIRIAWKTLWKILNGKPVVRRERNQFKRAVSDIFRLAPFSVFIIIPFAEFALPVVVSLFPRLLPSTFEDKTAREARLRKELSVKLQMAKFMQDTVEDIAMRSKKMSKENQATEDFATFFQKIRTTDEEPTNEEILKHAKLFEDELTLDSMTRPQLVALCRLIQVPAVGSNNLLRFLLQMKLNRLHADDTLIQREGIDNMTAQELQTACQARGMRALGVSEQRIKQQLQQWIDLHLNHDVPSSLLLLSRVLFMPENVPVETMVKQAISALPEKIADEAEVRAAELNCERIDNTKRYKVTKQEQLEIAKEEKEEKQKEKVRKDAEEQKKRREMEAEVVDEGPVLKDTLSELKDKAAIISEVLESEKKIADGPVLTDKAPVLLEEITREEIDALDKAIGLMAKEDSLNKTKSELEDLREDLVEYQQDVLKLDRNLSSEEDEILMKEKKASSRLQKKIAGFIGNMDEIVAELDQRENARNKTDDESEKQSISVNELKNSLQHLSEIPQEKLHSIAHLLDIDKDGEIDLSEVMTAFEALDSEDVSVTADQLHQIIGLIQSKKDEKKIKLSEEV; encoded by the exons ATGTCTCATTTACGTCATGGCACTAAAGAATTACAAAGAATTTATTCACTGACTTTAAACAATAAAAGAAAAGTTCAGTTCTTGTATGGAATTCCTAAACAATGTCACCAATATTCAACACATTCTGCATCGGGATGGTTTTCGATACATCCATTCAGTTACAGCAGGAGAAGACCTGATTGCACTTCTTATATATTTTCATCATCTAACCACAGATGCAAAGTTGACTCTATATCTTCTTCCTATCCCATCCTTTTGAGGCACCATTCTAATATTGGTCTACACCACACAATCTCAAGAAATATCCATGCTGCAagtgttaattttgataaatcaAAAGTAGAAGATACATTGAAGGCTAAATTGAAAAAGACTGAAGCGGACAAAAATCTTTCTTCTGATAAAAAACCTACAGCGACAGAAACCACATCTAGCTCAGTAGCCACTCCCCCAAAGAAACCGTTATGGGATAGATTTGTAGCGGAGTTGAAACATTATTATCATGGTTTTCGACTTCTTGGATTGGACATTAGAATTGCATGGAAAACACTGTGGAAAATATTGAACGGAAAACCAGTAGTTCGGCGAGAACGAAATCAATTCAAAAGAGCGGTATCAGATATATTTCGGCTTGCTCCTTTTAGTGTTTTCATAATTATCCCGTTTGCTGAATTTGCATTGCCAGTGGTGGTCAGCCTCTTCCCAAGACTTCTTCCTTCTACTTTTGAGGATAAAACAGCTCGTGAAGCTCGATTAAGAAAAGAACTGTCTGTTAAATTGCAAATGGCCAAGTTTATGCAAGATACGGTAGAAGATATTGCTATGCGAAGCAAAAAGATGTCAAAAGAAAATCAGGCCACAGAAgattttgccactttttttcaaaaaattcgaaCTACTGATGAAGAGCCaacaaatgaagaaattttgaaacatgCTAAATTGTTTGAAGATGAATTGACGTTGGACAGCATGACCAGACCTCAACTTGTTGCATTGTGCAG GCTCATCCAAGTACCTGCTGTGGGAAGTAACAATCTACTTcgatttttattgcaaatgaaGTTGAATAGGTTGCATGCTGATGACACTCTTATTCAAAGAGAAGGCATTGATAACATGACAGCACAAGAATTACAAACAGCATGTCAA GCCAGAGGAATGAGAGCTCTTGGTGTGTCCGAGCAGCGAATAAAACAACAACTTCAACAGTGGATTGATCTTCACTTAAATCACGATGTTCCGAGTTCTCTTCTTTTGTTGAGTAGAGTACTTTTCATGCCTGAAAATGTTCCTGTTGAAACTATGGTGAAGCAGGCTATTTCTGCATTGCCAGAGAAAATCGCAGATGAAGCAGAAGTTCGAGCGGCTGAATTGAATTGTGAAAGAATCGATAACACAAAGAG ATATAAGGTCACAAAACAGGAACAGcttgaaattgcaaaagaagaaaaagaagagaaacaaaaagaaaaagttAGGAAAGATGCAGAGGAACAAAAGAAAAGGAGAGAGATGGAGGCTGAAGTTGTTGATGAAGGG CCTGTATTGAAAGACACTTTATCTGAGCTCAAAGATAAAGCAGCAATCATCTCTGAAGTTCTGGAGTCAGAGAAAAAAATAGCTGATGGCCCAGTTCTCACGGATAAAGCTCCTGTGTTGCTAGAGGAAATTACTCGAGAAGAGATTGATGCCCTTGACAAAGCTATTGGTTTAATGGCAAAAGAAGACTcactcaataaaacaaaatctgaGTTAGAAGATCTGAGAGAAGATTTGGTTGAGTACCAACAA GATGTTTTGAAGTTGGATAGAAATTTGAGTTCAGAAGAGgatgaaattttaatgaaagaAAAGAAAGCAAGTTCCAGATTACAGAAGAAAATCGCTGGATTTATTGGAAACATGGATGAAATTGTAGCAGAACTAGATCAACGAGAAAATGCTAGGAATAAGACAG ATGATGAATCTGAAAAGCAATCTATTTCTGTCAATGAATTGAAGAATAGTTTACAACATTTATCTGAAATACCACAAGAAAAACTACACAGTATAGCACATCTGTTAGATATCGATAAAGATGGGGAAATAGACCTATCAGAAGTCATGACTGCTTTTGAG GCATTGGACAGTGAGGACGTTTCAGTCACTGCAGATCAATTACATCAAATTATTGGATTAATTCAATCAAAGAAAGATGAAAAAAAGATTAAATTATCAGAGGAAGTTTAA
- the LOC120342985 gene encoding uncharacterized protein LOC120342985 isoform X1 produces MNMDANVVTLIHDNGSSAKIHLFGATVISWINDNTEQLFLSTLSKMDGSKAIRGGIPVVFPNFGPWSCGPQHGFARISWWKLQKQEKLEDCVRATFVLEENDHTLSLWKYRFRLTYTVELRPQELETSLSISNTGTESFDFTALLHTYFRVSSIKECSVTGFEGCTYNDKVTKEDGRVENREKIHVDANVDSVYISSGTKCHFVSSQGRKIKIEKQNLKDTVLWNPWSAKAKEMSDFDDEGYLNMICVEAGHVSERKVLQPGEIFGCGQKLKIVN; encoded by the exons ATGAATATGGATGCAAATGTTGTTACTTTGATTCATGATAATGGCTCGTCGGCAAAAATCCATTTATTTGGTGCAACAGTTATATCATGGATTAATGATAATACAGAGCAGTTGTTCTTGAGCACTTTGTCAAAAATGGATGGAAGCAAGGCAATCAGAGGAGGAATACCAGTCGTATTTC CGAACTTTGGTCCTTGGTCATGTGGTCCTCAACATGGGTTTGCTCGAATTTCATGGTGGAAGTTACAAAAACAGGAAAAG ttagAAGACTGTGTGAGAGCAACTTTTGTTTTAGAAGAAAATGATCACACATTATCATTGTGGAAATACAG ATTCCGGTTGACATACACTGTTGAATTGAGACCACAGGAGTTAGAGACATCTCTTTCCATATCGAACACTGGTACCGAATCATTTGATTTCACAGCTTTGCTTCATACGTACTTCAGAGTGTCAAGCATTAAAGAGTGTTCAGTCACTGGGTTTGAAGGCTGTACATACAATGACAAG GTTACTAAGGAAGATGGGAGAGTGGAAAATCGTGAAAAAATTCACGTTGATGCTAATGTGGACTCTGTATACATTTCTTCAGGAACCAAATGTCATTTTGTATCCAGTCAGGGGAGGAAaatcaaaatagaaaaacaaaatcTCAAGGATACAg TTCTTTGGAATCCATGGTCTGCCAAAGCAAAAGAAATGTCGGACTTTGATGATGAAGGTTATTTGAATATGATTTGTGTTGAAGCTGGACATGTCAGTGAAAGGAAAGTTTTACAGCCAGGCGAAATATTTGGTTGTGGTCAGAAGTTGAAAATTGTGAACTAA
- the LOC120342148 gene encoding mitochondrial proton/calcium exchanger protein-like isoform X1, translated as MSHLRHGTKELQRIYSLTLNNKRKVQFLYGIPKQCHQYSTHSASGWFSIHPFSYSRRRPDCTSYIFSSSNHRCKVDSISSSYPILLRHHSNIGLHHTISRNIHAASVNFDKSKVEDTLKAKLKKTEADKNLSSDKKPTATETTSSSVATPPKKPLWDRFVAELKHYYHGFRLLGLDIRIAWKTLWKILNGKPVVRRERNQFKRAVSDIFRLAPFSVFIIIPFAEFALPVVVSLFPRLLPSTFEDKTAREARLRKELSVKLQMAKFMQDTVEDIAMRSKKMSKENQATEDFATFFQKIRTTDEEPTNEEILKHAKLFEDELTLDSMTRPQLVALCRLIQVPAVGSNNLLRFLLQMKLNRLHADDTLIQREGIDNMTAQELQTACQARGMRALGVSEQRIKQQLQQWIDLHLNHDVPSSLLLLSRVLFMPENVPVETMVKQAISALPEKIADEAEVRAAELNCERIDNTKRYKVTKQEQLEIAKEEKEEKQKEKVRKDAEEQKKRREMEAEVVDEGPVLKDTLSELKDKAAIISEVLESEKKIADGPVLTDKAPVLLEEITREEIDALDKAIGLMAKEDSLNKTKSELEDLREDLVEYQQDVLKLDRNLSSEEDEILMKEKKASSRLQKKIAGFIGNMDEIVAELDQRENARNKTEDDESEKQSISVNELKNSLQHLSEIPQEKLHSIAHLLDIDKDGEIDLSEVMTAFEALDSEDVSVTADQLHQIIGLIQSKKDEKKIKLSEEV; from the exons ATGTCTCATTTACGTCATGGCACTAAAGAATTACAAAGAATTTATTCACTGACTTTAAACAATAAAAGAAAAGTTCAGTTCTTGTATGGAATTCCTAAACAATGTCACCAATATTCAACACATTCTGCATCGGGATGGTTTTCGATACATCCATTCAGTTACAGCAGGAGAAGACCTGATTGCACTTCTTATATATTTTCATCATCTAACCACAGATGCAAAGTTGACTCTATATCTTCTTCCTATCCCATCCTTTTGAGGCACCATTCTAATATTGGTCTACACCACACAATCTCAAGAAATATCCATGCTGCAagtgttaattttgataaatcaAAAGTAGAAGATACATTGAAGGCTAAATTGAAAAAGACTGAAGCGGACAAAAATCTTTCTTCTGATAAAAAACCTACAGCGACAGAAACCACATCTAGCTCAGTAGCCACTCCCCCAAAGAAACCGTTATGGGATAGATTTGTAGCGGAGTTGAAACATTATTATCATGGTTTTCGACTTCTTGGATTGGACATTAGAATTGCATGGAAAACACTGTGGAAAATATTGAACGGAAAACCAGTAGTTCGGCGAGAACGAAATCAATTCAAAAGAGCGGTATCAGATATATTTCGGCTTGCTCCTTTTAGTGTTTTCATAATTATCCCGTTTGCTGAATTTGCATTGCCAGTGGTGGTCAGCCTCTTCCCAAGACTTCTTCCTTCTACTTTTGAGGATAAAACAGCTCGTGAAGCTCGATTAAGAAAAGAACTGTCTGTTAAATTGCAAATGGCCAAGTTTATGCAAGATACGGTAGAAGATATTGCTATGCGAAGCAAAAAGATGTCAAAAGAAAATCAGGCCACAGAAgattttgccactttttttcaaaaaattcgaaCTACTGATGAAGAGCCaacaaatgaagaaattttgaaacatgCTAAATTGTTTGAAGATGAATTGACGTTGGACAGCATGACCAGACCTCAACTTGTTGCATTGTGCAG GCTCATCCAAGTACCTGCTGTGGGAAGTAACAATCTACTTcgatttttattgcaaatgaaGTTGAATAGGTTGCATGCTGATGACACTCTTATTCAAAGAGAAGGCATTGATAACATGACAGCACAAGAATTACAAACAGCATGTCAA GCCAGAGGAATGAGAGCTCTTGGTGTGTCCGAGCAGCGAATAAAACAACAACTTCAACAGTGGATTGATCTTCACTTAAATCACGATGTTCCGAGTTCTCTTCTTTTGTTGAGTAGAGTACTTTTCATGCCTGAAAATGTTCCTGTTGAAACTATGGTGAAGCAGGCTATTTCTGCATTGCCAGAGAAAATCGCAGATGAAGCAGAAGTTCGAGCGGCTGAATTGAATTGTGAAAGAATCGATAACACAAAGAG ATATAAGGTCACAAAACAGGAACAGcttgaaattgcaaaagaagaaaaagaagagaaacaaaaagaaaaagttAGGAAAGATGCAGAGGAACAAAAGAAAAGGAGAGAGATGGAGGCTGAAGTTGTTGATGAAGGG CCTGTATTGAAAGACACTTTATCTGAGCTCAAAGATAAAGCAGCAATCATCTCTGAAGTTCTGGAGTCAGAGAAAAAAATAGCTGATGGCCCAGTTCTCACGGATAAAGCTCCTGTGTTGCTAGAGGAAATTACTCGAGAAGAGATTGATGCCCTTGACAAAGCTATTGGTTTAATGGCAAAAGAAGACTcactcaataaaacaaaatctgaGTTAGAAGATCTGAGAGAAGATTTGGTTGAGTACCAACAA GATGTTTTGAAGTTGGATAGAAATTTGAGTTCAGAAGAGgatgaaattttaatgaaagaAAAGAAAGCAAGTTCCAGATTACAGAAGAAAATCGCTGGATTTATTGGAAACATGGATGAAATTGTAGCAGAACTAGATCAACGAGAAAATGCTAGGAATAAGACAG AAGATGATGAATCTGAAAAGCAATCTATTTCTGTCAATGAATTGAAGAATAGTTTACAACATTTATCTGAAATACCACAAGAAAAACTACACAGTATAGCACATCTGTTAGATATCGATAAAGATGGGGAAATAGACCTATCAGAAGTCATGACTGCTTTTGAG GCATTGGACAGTGAGGACGTTTCAGTCACTGCAGATCAATTACATCAAATTATTGGATTAATTCAATCAAAGAAAGATGAAAAAAAGATTAAATTATCAGAGGAAGTTTAA
- the LOC120342982 gene encoding tRNA (guanine(6)-N(2))-methyltransferase THUMP3-like, which translates to MNPNHINPDNNVTVAASVATGLEKVAANEIQEKFPYMDKSDVIVKQGRVYWKTNRSSLALAHKLRSIDRMFLIVKTCENYIYKETKEESYADLVQLAREINWSDIVKFWGYNKQYCKGKSRQENLYKKYPKSQAKGNSYCNGDKLDDSPREPAKDDILASSDTEPQEPKKPRTSQNGTPIVPNIAPDGTLVRYRVTTNRVGKKQPVTSPEASYRFGGEIQDITDWQVDLSNYNLEIMLCLGESSLEVAVALTLQSLHRRNITHFGATTLRATTAYCMLRMCNIQTGELVVDPMCGSGAIPVEGALEWPNSYHIGGDNTSSATERCSCNLQFINENPDFVDGHHEKDKRMNLRADTIQWDVTCLPLKTNSIDVVVSDLPFGKRVGSKVDNRKLYPALLKELARVTICDSGRACLLTQDKRTIKRSIDGLHFLWKLKKTQYINIGGLTAGVFLLQRTKNNFEDMPS; encoded by the exons ATGAATCCCAACCATATTAACCCAGACAATAATGTCACTGTTGCTGCATCTGTGGCAACAGGGCTTGAAAAAGTGGCTGCAAAtgaaatacaagaaaaattTCCATATATGGATAAGAGTGATGTAATTGTCAAGCAAGGTCGTGTGTATTGGAAAACAAACAGAAGTTCTTTAGCACTTGCTCATAAATTGAGGTCGATTGATCGCATGTTTTTGATTGTAAAAACATGTGAAAACTATATTTACAAGGAAACTAAAGAAGAATCTTATGCTGATCTTGTACAATTAGCAAGAGAAATCAACTGGTCtgatattgtaaaattttgggGCTACAATAAGCAGTACTGCAAAGGTAAATCAAGACAAGAAAACCTTTACAAAAAGTACCCAAAATCTCAGGCAAAAGGCAATTCCTATTGCAACGGGGATAAATTGGATGACTCTCCTAGGGAACCAGCAAAAGATGACATTTTAGCATCATCTGATACTGAGCCTCAAGAACCAAAAAAGCCACGAACAAGTCAAAATGGGACTCCTATTGTACCCAATATAGCCCCAGATGGAACATTGGTGCGATATCGTGTCACAACTAATAGAGTTGGAAAAAAACAACCTGTCACTTCCCCCGAAGCATCTTATCGATTTGGAGGCGAGATTCAAGATATTACAGATTGGCAG GTTGATTTGTCAAATTACAACTTGGAGATTATGCTATGTCTAGGAGAGAGTTCATTGGAAGTTGCAGTAGCATTGACTCTTCAGAGTTTGCACAGAAG gaataTTACTCATTTTGGTGCAACCACACTACGTGCTACAACTGCTTATTGCATGCTTAGAATGTGTAATATACAGACGGGAGAATTGGTTGTCGACCCAATGTGTGGTTCAGGTGCTATACCAGTTGAAGGTGCTTTGGAATGGCCAAATAGTTATCATATAGGAG GTGACAACACTAGTTCGGCCACAGAAAGATGTTCTTGTAATTTACAATTTATTAACGAAAATCCAGATTTTGTAGATGGACACCATGAAAAAGACAAAAG AATGAACCTCAGAGCAGATACCATACAATGGGATGTTACTTGTCTTCCACTGAAGACTAATTCAATCGATGTTGTGGTATCAGATTTACCATTTGGGAAACGTGTTGGATCTAAAGTTGATAATCGTAAACTGTATCCAGCATTATTAAAAGAACTTGCACGAGTAACTATATGTGACAGTGGAAGAGCATGTTTGCTCACACAG GACAAAAGAACAATTAAACGATCAATTGATGGACTTCACTTCCTATGGAAATTGAAAAAGACGCAATATATCAACATTGGTGGCTTGACAGCAGGAGTGTTCTTGTTGCAACGTACAAAGAATAATTTTGAGGACATGCCAAGCTAG
- the LOC120342985 gene encoding uncharacterized protein LOC120342985 isoform X2, producing MEARQSEEEYQSYFVSRANFGPWSCGPQHGFARISWWKLQKQEKLEDCVRATFVLEENDHTLSLWKYRFRLTYTVELRPQELETSLSISNTGTESFDFTALLHTYFRVSSIKECSVTGFEGCTYNDKVTKEDGRVENREKIHVDANVDSVYISSGTKCHFVSSQGRKIKIEKQNLKDTVLWNPWSAKAKEMSDFDDEGYLNMICVEAGHVSERKVLQPGEIFGCGQKLKIVN from the exons ATGGAAGCAAGGCAATCAGAGGAGGAATACCAGTCGTATTTCGTAAGTAGAG CGAACTTTGGTCCTTGGTCATGTGGTCCTCAACATGGGTTTGCTCGAATTTCATGGTGGAAGTTACAAAAACAGGAAAAG ttagAAGACTGTGTGAGAGCAACTTTTGTTTTAGAAGAAAATGATCACACATTATCATTGTGGAAATACAG ATTCCGGTTGACATACACTGTTGAATTGAGACCACAGGAGTTAGAGACATCTCTTTCCATATCGAACACTGGTACCGAATCATTTGATTTCACAGCTTTGCTTCATACGTACTTCAGAGTGTCAAGCATTAAAGAGTGTTCAGTCACTGGGTTTGAAGGCTGTACATACAATGACAAG GTTACTAAGGAAGATGGGAGAGTGGAAAATCGTGAAAAAATTCACGTTGATGCTAATGTGGACTCTGTATACATTTCTTCAGGAACCAAATGTCATTTTGTATCCAGTCAGGGGAGGAAaatcaaaatagaaaaacaaaatcTCAAGGATACAg TTCTTTGGAATCCATGGTCTGCCAAAGCAAAAGAAATGTCGGACTTTGATGATGAAGGTTATTTGAATATGATTTGTGTTGAAGCTGGACATGTCAGTGAAAGGAAAGTTTTACAGCCAGGCGAAATATTTGGTTGTGGTCAGAAGTTGAAAATTGTGAACTAA